The genomic DNA tgaaaccaaataaataaacaaatgtcaAGCAAAGGAGGAGTGACGAAGGTGAAGGCGGCATCGGCAACGGAATctgaggcaaaggcagagacaaagGCGGACACGAAAGCCAAGAAATTGGCgtgaaaataaatcaagaaataaattggaaaatttgttATTTCAACGAGTGAACGAATCGGGGAAACCCCAGCACGAAAACCCGCAGAAGGCAAATGTTTGTTCATGCATGTCTTCTGTCGGAGACAATCAATGGTTTCGTTTATGAATGAATTGATTTGGCTGGTGGAAATACGTTGCGATTGCACCATTCAATTATCGATAGTTGAACGTGAAAGTAACTATATTTGCCGCTATGGATTATGGATGCTGCTAATCGATAAACTCAATATATTACTCccaataaattgttttatctTTCATCTCTTGAAGAGTATGTTAAATATGCATTTCAATGCCTTCCGGGAATATTTTTTCACTCTTCTTTTCCTGCAATAACAATTCGTTTGGCCCACAAAGTGAAGGCCAATTAAAATGGCCTTTAggcgttttcctttttgcaatATTAATTAACATGAAAAAGGCAGAAAGTACAAGCACATCCGTGGCAAAGGATTGCCCATGGACTTTGTCGAAATGAGGTCGCCAGCAGTGGATCTGGCGGCGAccaccagcagaagcaggcagCCAAATAccttaatttaattgtaaaatattacattttaaacAATATCCAttaaatgccagcagcagcagcagtagcagtagcagcaacaaactTGCCTGCTTAAGCCACAGGCCACCGCCACTCGATATACCCGCAACTCCATGCTCACGCCCGCCCACCGTGTTTTCAGTGCATTCTCGCATCAACTGCCAAAGGTAATCAACTGCTGGGAAAATgctgtaaaatgcaaaaaaggaaagcttTTAATGTTACCCATGTGCACCGAGCACAGTGCACAGTGCACAAGGGCGCCAGGCGGTGGTTGGACGCATGTCTGGGCGTCTGCGACTGAACCAAGTTCGCGTCTGGACCTTTGTCCTGGACCCCGGCAACCCCACATGGCAACTACTTTGGGAATGAAGTGGATTCCAGAGCCGACTACAGCGAACGATGGGAGGCAGATTGCCGGACCGTTAACTGCGGGACGGGGCGGGAATTGGTTTCCCAAAGGCCgctcatttaaatgcaaatttaaatgaaattttaatccCGTTTAAGGACGTAGTCGGACACTCTCCAAGACAAGCCTTTgatgtgcctctgcctgcggCACCCTGATCGCTGTCcccacacaacaaacaaacaaaagccaattcCTGGGATCAGTCCCCTCCGAGAACATGGGGTTTATTCAATCACTCAAATTCTCATCATCGTCCAAAAGGCCGGCCTCACACTGAATTTCCTTCCAACGCTCAGTGACTGTAGCGACACGCTGTGTCGAATTCTCCGACTCCGTCTCCTGCGACTCGCTCTTCTCTAGAATCGGGGGCGGCTTGACGGCAGCATGCTGAATCAGAAAGTAGTCGCAGCGCTTGCAGTACATATGCTCCCGATTCGACGGCTCGAAGACCTTGTCACAGATGGCGCAATCCTTTTCCGGCAGGCGGCAGTATCGGCAACGAAGCTGCCGCGGCGAGAGATCGACCCACAGGAAGCGTTGAAAGCACTTGGTACACAGGTACCAGCGGTCGTCGGGCAAATTAGCTTTATCGAGGATAGAAAATTCCAAGGGATTCATTTCAATAAACTAATCAGAATGCCGCCCAAAATGAGCCACAATATAATTTCAACGTGAACTTGTCAGACATTCAAGTGGTAGCCCTGTCAATGCAACCCTCAACAATACGTTGGACAACACTGTTTCGGGGTACAGTTGTCGCACTAAAAGAAAGGCTATGGTAGGTGGGTTGGCAACCCTATTTCGAATGGAgttatcaaaataaaaatccgCTCAATCTGAGAAACCATCCAATTACCATTTAATCGCAATCTCTTCAGCCTTTAACAAAGTTATAACCAGCCCACAATTGTGAATAAACTGAATGCCTcaatgatgacgatgatgagggacacacacgcatacaaaCGCATGTGGTAGTGGCACATCATAGTCCCTGGGTCATCAGGCTCCCTTTCAAGCATTGATTGCATTCAGCTTGCgctactgctgccgctgccactgtcgcCGTGTCCTGGGTGTGTTGTCCTCGTCACTCAATGGATTTACTCGACTGGAGCATCGGACATTGGGCATAATTTACAACGCATTAAAAACTCCAATAATGATTTATTGTTGTCCTGGCTGTCCCTGGCGCCTGCTGTCGCACcgcaaaaacatatttaaagcgaagtatttatatttaatgaaCAGCAAACTGATGCACGTGGTGGCAACGAGACCTGAGAATCGAACCGCGATGCGAAAAATCAGGGCTTAATCATGCCACAATGGACACAGGCCTCTTCGGAGCACATGAAATCAGTGTTGGAAAGTGTTCGTTTCGCCACAGAGTCCCCCTCCCATTCATTGGGGATAATTGAGATGCAGCATGCACTCTCTTTCACgttaatacaaattaatattcaGTCGTTAAGGTTCTTGTGGCATAATATGCCGTTCTACAATTAATAGTTTCCCTTTTGTAGTTATAAACAATCAAACTGTTTCCCTTTTCCAACACTTGCACTCATGGAAAACATCTAAACTTCTATCTTGCAGCATTCCCAAAGATATGAGACACCAAATATCAGACAATACGCCATCGCCAGTGGGGAGTAACAGCACTGAAAGCTTGAATGGCATATATgaatccgcatccacatccgaCTCGATGCTTACATCGTCGACGGCTTCATTGCAGCCACTGCAGCAAGC from Drosophila subobscura isolate 14011-0131.10 chromosome E, UCBerk_Dsub_1.0, whole genome shotgun sequence includes the following:
- the LOC117890863 gene encoding uncharacterized protein LOC117890863, which translates into the protein MNPLEFSILDKANLPDDRWYLCTKCFQRFLWVDLSPRQLRCRYCRLPEKDCAICDKVFEPSNREHMYCKRCDYFLIQHAAVKPPPILEKSESQETESENSTQRVATVTERWKEIQCEAGLLDDDENLSD